The Mangifera indica cultivar Alphonso chromosome 8, CATAS_Mindica_2.1, whole genome shotgun sequence genome has a window encoding:
- the LOC123223099 gene encoding CTP synthase-like isoform X3 yields MKFVLVTGGVVSGLGKGVTASSIGVVLKACGLRVTSIKIDPYLNTDAGTMSPFEHGEVFVLDDGGEVDLDLGNYERFLDVTLTRDNNITTGKIYQSVLEKERRGDYLGKTVQVVPHITDAVKNWIESVAAIPVDGKEGPADVCVIELGGTVGDIESMPFIEALRQLSFSVGPDNFCLIHVSLIPVLGVVGEQPLLANTKEKLSQFCHVPIANILNIHDVPNIWHIPLLLRNQNAHHSILQQLNLLSIAAPPDLQAWTKMAETFDNITNSVRIAMVGKYVGLADSYLSVVKALLHACIACSLKPSIEWIAASDLEDDSANLTPEAHATAWETLRNAECVLVPGGFGDRGVRGMILAAKYARENNIPYLGICLGMQISVIEFARSVLGLERANSAEFDTQSPDHVVIFMPEGSRTHMGSTMRLGSRKTLFQTHDCISSKLYSNPEYVNERHRHRYEVNPEVVGFLEEAGLKFVGKDETGKRMEILELPGHPYYVGVQFHPEFKSRPGRPSPLFLDKGRIKGDCEGYLPCVVGSIGLILAATKQLEAYLNTHQNGS; encoded by the exons ATGAAGTTCGTCCTGGTTACAGGAGGAGTAGTGAGTGGTCTGGGTAAAGGCGTCACAGCCAGCAGCATAGGTGTCGTCCTCAAGGCCTGCGGTCTTCGAGTCACTTCCATCAAAATTG ATCCTTACCTTAATACGGACGCTGGTACCATGTCTCCCTTCGAACATGGGGAAGTTTTTGTTCTTGACGATGGTGGAGAG gtGGATTTAGATTTGGGTAACTATGAACGATTCCTGGATGTTACTCTTACTAGAGATAACAACATCACCACTGGAAAGATATATCAG TCTGTCCTTGAGAAGGAACGCAGAGGTGATTATCTTGGAAAGACAGTTCAG GTGGTTCCACACATCACAGACGCCGTCAAGAATTGGATTGAGTCTGTTGCTGCTATTCCTGTGGATGGTAAAGAGGGACCGGCAGATGTTTGTGTGATTGAGTTGGGGGGAACTGTTG GGGACATTGAATCAATGCCATTCATTGAGGCTTTGCGACAGCTATCTTTTTCAGTTG GTCCAGATAACTTTTGTCTCATTCACGTGAGCCTAATACCTGTGCTGGGTGTCGTTGGCGAGCAA CCTTTGTTGGCAAATACAAAGGAGAAACTTTCTCAGTTCTGCCATGTCCCG ATTGCTAATATTCTCAATATTCATGATGTTCCAAACATTTGGCACATTCCTCTCTTACTTCGA AATCAAAATGCTCATCATTCAATTCTACAACAGCTAAATTTGCTCAG CATTGCTGCACCTCCAGATTTACAAGCTTGGACAAAGATGGCCGAGACTTTTGACAATATCACCAATTCT GTGAGGATTGCTATGGTTGGAAAGTATGTTGGCCTTGCAGACTCGTATCTGTCTGTTGTGAAG GCCCTTCTGCATGCCTGCATTGCATGTTCCCTGAAGCCATCAATTGAATGGATTGCAGCTTCTGATCTTGAAGATGATAGTGCAAACTTG ACACCTGAAGCACATGCTACTGCTTGGGAGACTTTGAGG AATGCAGAATGTGTCTTAGTTCCTGGAGGATTTGGAGATCGTGGTGTGCGAGGAATGATATTGGCTGCAAAGTATGCTAGAGAGAATAATATACCCTATCTTGGGATATGCTTGGGCATGCAGATTTCTGTAATTGAGTTTGCTAGATCT GTTCTGGGTTTAGAAAGGGCAAACAGTGCAGAGTTTGATACCCAGAGTCCAGATCATGTTGTTATTTTCATGCCTGAG GGTTCGAGAACTCATATGGGAAGCACAATGAGACTAGGTTCTCGAAAAACGCTATTTCAGACCCATGATTGCATTTCTTCAAAATT GTATTCTAATCCAGAATATGTGAATGAACGGCATCGCCACAGATATGAG GTGAACCCAGAGGTAGTTGGGTTTCTTGAAGAAGCTGGCCTAAAATTTGTAGGGAAGGATGAAACTGGAAAACGAATGGAG ATTTTGGAGCTTCCAGGTCATCCATATTATGTAGGAGTTCAGTTCCATCCAGAGTTCAAATCACGACCTGGGAGGCCATCTCCTCTGTTTTTAG aTAAAGGAAGGATCAAGGGAGACTGTGAAGGTTATCTCCCTTGTGTGGTTGGAAGCATTg GTTTGATATTGGCGGCAACAAAGCAGTTGGAAGCCTATCTTAATACACATCAGAACGGAAGTTGA
- the LOC123223376 gene encoding uncharacterized protein LOC123223376, whose translation MPKKNGDVSRRAWNLLRAALLWARKGGLFKRRLMMELRVLPKFIRSLGHNTPPDQIYYGERELSFDKTPIFKVKMHRLASMRFLIPCIDPPVDFDYDFDLDDDDEDGDGYDYGRKSYLENEEQVVEEEKIPLEEQGIDLRAEEFIAKFYEQIKMQRQISYLEYNESLNKTTT comes from the coding sequence ATGCCGAAGAAAAATGGTGATGTTTCTCGTAGAGCATGGAACTTGTTACGTGCAGCATTGTTATGGGCAAGAAAAGGGGGATTGTTTAAGAGACGTTTGATGATGGAACTACGTGTGCTTCCAAAATTCATCAGAAGTTTAGGTCACAATACTCCACCAGACCAAATTTATTATGGAGAGCGGGAGCTTTCCTTTGACAAGACACCCATTTTCAAAGTGAAGATGCATCGTCTAGCTTCCATGAGATTTCTTATTCCTTGCATAGACCCGCCAGTTGACtttgattatgattttgatcttgatgatgatgatgaagatggagATGGTTACGATTATGGAAGAAAGAGTTACTTGGAAAATGAAGAACAAGTAgtagaagaagagaaaattccATTAGAGGAACAAGGAATTGATCTGAGAGCGGAGGAGTTCATAGCTAAGTTTTATGAACAAATCAAAATGCAAAGACAGATTTCATATTTGGAGTACAATGAGAGCCTAAATAAAACCACAACTTGA
- the LOC123223099 gene encoding CTP synthase-like isoform X1 — MKFVLVTGGVVSGLGKGVTASSIGVVLKACGLRVTSIKIDPYLNTDAGTMSPFEHGEVFVLDDGGEVDLDLGNYERFLDVTLTRDNNITTGKIYQSVLEKERRGDYLGKTVQVVPHITDAVKNWIESVAAIPVDGKEGPADVCVIELGGTVGDIESMPFIEALRQLSFSVGPDNFCLIHVSLIPVLGVVGEQKTKPTQHSVRELRALGLTPHLLACRSAQPLLANTKEKLSQFCHVPIANILNIHDVPNIWHIPLLLRNQNAHHSILQQLNLLSIAAPPDLQAWTKMAETFDNITNSVRIAMVGKYVGLADSYLSVVKALLHACIACSLKPSIEWIAASDLEDDSANLTPEAHATAWETLRNAECVLVPGGFGDRGVRGMILAAKYARENNIPYLGICLGMQISVIEFARSVLGLERANSAEFDTQSPDHVVIFMPEGSRTHMGSTMRLGSRKTLFQTHDCISSKLYSNPEYVNERHRHRYEVNPEVVGFLEEAGLKFVGKDETGKRMEILELPGHPYYVGVQFHPEFKSRPGRPSPLFLDKGRIKGDCEGYLPCVVGSIGLILAATKQLEAYLNTHQNGS, encoded by the exons ATGAAGTTCGTCCTGGTTACAGGAGGAGTAGTGAGTGGTCTGGGTAAAGGCGTCACAGCCAGCAGCATAGGTGTCGTCCTCAAGGCCTGCGGTCTTCGAGTCACTTCCATCAAAATTG ATCCTTACCTTAATACGGACGCTGGTACCATGTCTCCCTTCGAACATGGGGAAGTTTTTGTTCTTGACGATGGTGGAGAG gtGGATTTAGATTTGGGTAACTATGAACGATTCCTGGATGTTACTCTTACTAGAGATAACAACATCACCACTGGAAAGATATATCAG TCTGTCCTTGAGAAGGAACGCAGAGGTGATTATCTTGGAAAGACAGTTCAG GTGGTTCCACACATCACAGACGCCGTCAAGAATTGGATTGAGTCTGTTGCTGCTATTCCTGTGGATGGTAAAGAGGGACCGGCAGATGTTTGTGTGATTGAGTTGGGGGGAACTGTTG GGGACATTGAATCAATGCCATTCATTGAGGCTTTGCGACAGCTATCTTTTTCAGTTG GTCCAGATAACTTTTGTCTCATTCACGTGAGCCTAATACCTGTGCTGGGTGTCGTTGGCGAGCAA aaAACTAAGCCTACACAGCACAGTGTTAGGGAATTGAGAGCATTAGGGTTGACACCTCATTTGTTGGCATGTCGCTCTGCCCAG CCTTTGTTGGCAAATACAAAGGAGAAACTTTCTCAGTTCTGCCATGTCCCG ATTGCTAATATTCTCAATATTCATGATGTTCCAAACATTTGGCACATTCCTCTCTTACTTCGA AATCAAAATGCTCATCATTCAATTCTACAACAGCTAAATTTGCTCAG CATTGCTGCACCTCCAGATTTACAAGCTTGGACAAAGATGGCCGAGACTTTTGACAATATCACCAATTCT GTGAGGATTGCTATGGTTGGAAAGTATGTTGGCCTTGCAGACTCGTATCTGTCTGTTGTGAAG GCCCTTCTGCATGCCTGCATTGCATGTTCCCTGAAGCCATCAATTGAATGGATTGCAGCTTCTGATCTTGAAGATGATAGTGCAAACTTG ACACCTGAAGCACATGCTACTGCTTGGGAGACTTTGAGG AATGCAGAATGTGTCTTAGTTCCTGGAGGATTTGGAGATCGTGGTGTGCGAGGAATGATATTGGCTGCAAAGTATGCTAGAGAGAATAATATACCCTATCTTGGGATATGCTTGGGCATGCAGATTTCTGTAATTGAGTTTGCTAGATCT GTTCTGGGTTTAGAAAGGGCAAACAGTGCAGAGTTTGATACCCAGAGTCCAGATCATGTTGTTATTTTCATGCCTGAG GGTTCGAGAACTCATATGGGAAGCACAATGAGACTAGGTTCTCGAAAAACGCTATTTCAGACCCATGATTGCATTTCTTCAAAATT GTATTCTAATCCAGAATATGTGAATGAACGGCATCGCCACAGATATGAG GTGAACCCAGAGGTAGTTGGGTTTCTTGAAGAAGCTGGCCTAAAATTTGTAGGGAAGGATGAAACTGGAAAACGAATGGAG ATTTTGGAGCTTCCAGGTCATCCATATTATGTAGGAGTTCAGTTCCATCCAGAGTTCAAATCACGACCTGGGAGGCCATCTCCTCTGTTTTTAG aTAAAGGAAGGATCAAGGGAGACTGTGAAGGTTATCTCCCTTGTGTGGTTGGAAGCATTg GTTTGATATTGGCGGCAACAAAGCAGTTGGAAGCCTATCTTAATACACATCAGAACGGAAGTTGA
- the LOC123223099 gene encoding CTP synthase-like isoform X2 has product MKFVLVTGGVVSGLGKGVTASSIGVVLKACGLRVTSIKIDPYLNTDAGTMSPFEHGEVFVLDDGGEVDLDLGNYERFLDVTLTRDNNITTGKIYQSVLEKERRGDYLGKTVQVVPHITDAVKNWIESVAAIPVDGKEGPADVCVIELGGTVGDIESMPFIEALRQLSFSVGPDNFCLIHVSLIPVLGVVGEQKTKPTQHSVRELRALGLTPHLLACRSAQPLLANTKEKLSQFCHVPIANILNIHDVPNIWHIPLLLRNQNAHHSILQQLNLLSIAAPPDLQAWTKMAETFDNITNSVRIAMVGKYVGLADSYLSVVKALLHACIACSLKPSIEWIAASDLEDDSANLTPEAHATAWETLRNAECVLVPGGFGDRGVRGMILAAKYARENNIPYLGICLGMQISVIEFARSVLGLERANSAEFDTQSPDHVVIFMPEGSRTHMGSTMRLGSRKTLFQTHDCISSKLYSNPEYVNERHRHRYEVNPEVVGFLEEAGLKFVGKDETGKRMEILELPGHPYYVGVQFHPEFKSRPGRPSPLFLGLILAATKQLEAYLNTHQNGS; this is encoded by the exons ATGAAGTTCGTCCTGGTTACAGGAGGAGTAGTGAGTGGTCTGGGTAAAGGCGTCACAGCCAGCAGCATAGGTGTCGTCCTCAAGGCCTGCGGTCTTCGAGTCACTTCCATCAAAATTG ATCCTTACCTTAATACGGACGCTGGTACCATGTCTCCCTTCGAACATGGGGAAGTTTTTGTTCTTGACGATGGTGGAGAG gtGGATTTAGATTTGGGTAACTATGAACGATTCCTGGATGTTACTCTTACTAGAGATAACAACATCACCACTGGAAAGATATATCAG TCTGTCCTTGAGAAGGAACGCAGAGGTGATTATCTTGGAAAGACAGTTCAG GTGGTTCCACACATCACAGACGCCGTCAAGAATTGGATTGAGTCTGTTGCTGCTATTCCTGTGGATGGTAAAGAGGGACCGGCAGATGTTTGTGTGATTGAGTTGGGGGGAACTGTTG GGGACATTGAATCAATGCCATTCATTGAGGCTTTGCGACAGCTATCTTTTTCAGTTG GTCCAGATAACTTTTGTCTCATTCACGTGAGCCTAATACCTGTGCTGGGTGTCGTTGGCGAGCAA aaAACTAAGCCTACACAGCACAGTGTTAGGGAATTGAGAGCATTAGGGTTGACACCTCATTTGTTGGCATGTCGCTCTGCCCAG CCTTTGTTGGCAAATACAAAGGAGAAACTTTCTCAGTTCTGCCATGTCCCG ATTGCTAATATTCTCAATATTCATGATGTTCCAAACATTTGGCACATTCCTCTCTTACTTCGA AATCAAAATGCTCATCATTCAATTCTACAACAGCTAAATTTGCTCAG CATTGCTGCACCTCCAGATTTACAAGCTTGGACAAAGATGGCCGAGACTTTTGACAATATCACCAATTCT GTGAGGATTGCTATGGTTGGAAAGTATGTTGGCCTTGCAGACTCGTATCTGTCTGTTGTGAAG GCCCTTCTGCATGCCTGCATTGCATGTTCCCTGAAGCCATCAATTGAATGGATTGCAGCTTCTGATCTTGAAGATGATAGTGCAAACTTG ACACCTGAAGCACATGCTACTGCTTGGGAGACTTTGAGG AATGCAGAATGTGTCTTAGTTCCTGGAGGATTTGGAGATCGTGGTGTGCGAGGAATGATATTGGCTGCAAAGTATGCTAGAGAGAATAATATACCCTATCTTGGGATATGCTTGGGCATGCAGATTTCTGTAATTGAGTTTGCTAGATCT GTTCTGGGTTTAGAAAGGGCAAACAGTGCAGAGTTTGATACCCAGAGTCCAGATCATGTTGTTATTTTCATGCCTGAG GGTTCGAGAACTCATATGGGAAGCACAATGAGACTAGGTTCTCGAAAAACGCTATTTCAGACCCATGATTGCATTTCTTCAAAATT GTATTCTAATCCAGAATATGTGAATGAACGGCATCGCCACAGATATGAG GTGAACCCAGAGGTAGTTGGGTTTCTTGAAGAAGCTGGCCTAAAATTTGTAGGGAAGGATGAAACTGGAAAACGAATGGAG ATTTTGGAGCTTCCAGGTCATCCATATTATGTAGGAGTTCAGTTCCATCCAGAGTTCAAATCACGACCTGGGAGGCCATCTCCTCTGTTTTTAG GTTTGATATTGGCGGCAACAAAGCAGTTGGAAGCCTATCTTAATACACATCAGAACGGAAGTTGA